In Herbinix luporum, a single window of DNA contains:
- a CDS encoding ThiF family adenylyltransferase: MNNNKYKNPRIKPIYPLYRLNKTEFRIGAQLGITAEFTDPDGQLWELAIRLNGRPVEIVIKEMQKLFPELSHDDILEGIELLDNEGFIEEALYDEESNIAKRFMPNVNYFSRYIGSNGNRYQPQKLLNNSTILLLGLGGGGSNILTLLAGLGPKKIIIIDYDNVEEGNLGRQLLYTEEDIGKPKAEAAAHAIAKINSNIIIEPYNKKIIRPEDVLEHVSGVDLVICAIDEPPFIAQRIVNKAIVTAKVPCVFGASQVSRGRVFTVIPGVTGCFDCMNLHYSMRDPQFNEQFIAFRNIEFSPPTIAYAPAIYQLTAAIVDEAVRVITRYAEPRSLGTQYEINFEDGSSFAHPTWPRYADECPTCGNGDIDKWEIFKYYEDKK; this comes from the coding sequence ATGAATAATAATAAATATAAAAACCCTAGGATTAAACCTATTTACCCTCTTTATAGATTAAATAAAACTGAATTTAGAATAGGTGCCCAACTTGGAATAACTGCTGAATTTACCGATCCAGATGGACAGTTATGGGAATTGGCCATACGTTTAAATGGTCGTCCGGTTGAAATTGTTATTAAAGAGATGCAGAAGCTCTTTCCTGAATTAAGCCATGACGATATTTTGGAAGGTATAGAGTTACTAGATAATGAAGGATTTATAGAAGAAGCCTTATATGATGAAGAAAGTAATATAGCAAAGAGATTTATGCCTAATGTTAATTACTTTAGTAGATATATCGGAAGTAATGGGAATCGCTATCAGCCGCAGAAGTTATTAAATAATTCAACTATTCTTCTTTTAGGTCTTGGTGGTGGCGGTTCTAATATTCTGACTCTCTTAGCAGGTCTAGGACCTAAGAAGATTATTATTATTGATTATGATAATGTTGAAGAAGGAAATCTAGGAAGACAGTTATTATATACTGAGGAAGATATAGGTAAGCCCAAAGCAGAAGCGGCAGCCCATGCAATTGCAAAGATAAACTCTAATATTATTATTGAACCTTATAATAAAAAAATAATAAGACCAGAAGATGTTTTGGAGCATGTAAGTGGCGTTGATTTGGTGATTTGTGCTATTGACGAGCCTCCCTTTATTGCACAAAGAATTGTTAACAAAGCAATTGTTACTGCTAAGGTGCCATGTGTGTTTGGTGCCTCTCAAGTGAGCAGAGGTCGAGTTTTTACTGTGATACCTGGTGTAACAGGATGTTTTGATTGTATGAATCTCCATTATAGTATGAGAGATCCTCAATTTAATGAGCAGTTTATAGCATTTAGAAACATTGAGTTTTCACCCCCTACTATTGCCTATGCTCCGGCTATTTATCAGCTTACAGCAGCAATTGTTGATGAAGCAGTACGTGTAATTACAAGATATGCCGAGCCGAGAAGTTTAGGAACACAGTATGAGATTAATTTTGAGGACGGATCCTCCTTTGCTCATCCTACTTGGCCAAGGTATGCAGATGAATGTCCTACATGTGGTAATGGAGATATTGATAAGTGGGAAATCTTTAAGTATTACGAAGATAAGAAATAA
- a CDS encoding cation diffusion facilitator family transporter, producing MTELLVRLFVKNKENIQDQGVRTSYGILSSVVGIICNLILFVVKIIVGFLINSVSVMADAFNNLSDAASSVISFIGVKLAGKPADKEHPFGHGRIEYVAALAVSFIILQVGLTLLKNSFLKVLNPESVKFNFVLIGILCLSIFIKLWLMLFNKKLGKRIKSSVMLATAADSMGDVMVTSATVVSAIIAGLTGWQIDGYMGLIVSIFVIIAGIKIAKDTLEPLLGQAVDREVYKSITNLVESYPGIVGTHDLIIHSYGPNHRMATIHVEVPCDINFEQAHETIDQIERDVLEKMDIFLVIHMDPIEVNDVTVLEKKKLVKDIIGRLDDKATIHDFRVVNTEYQINLIFDLVVSFSYTPDKEQKLLTKIIEEVRKCDARLNCVITVENSYVAEE from the coding sequence TTGACAGAACTTTTAGTTAGGTTATTTGTTAAGAACAAAGAAAATATACAGGATCAGGGGGTACGTACCTCTTATGGTATTTTATCCAGTGTAGTAGGTATTATTTGCAATCTTATATTGTTTGTTGTAAAAATTATTGTGGGTTTTCTGATTAACAGTGTTTCAGTTATGGCCGATGCATTTAATAATCTTTCTGATGCTGCCTCTAGTGTAATAAGTTTTATAGGGGTGAAATTAGCAGGAAAGCCTGCAGACAAGGAGCATCCTTTTGGCCATGGAAGAATAGAGTATGTGGCAGCTTTGGCTGTTTCATTTATAATTCTTCAAGTGGGATTAACTTTACTTAAAAACTCATTTTTAAAAGTACTAAACCCTGAAAGCGTAAAATTTAATTTTGTACTTATAGGTATTTTATGTCTTTCTATATTCATCAAGTTGTGGTTAATGCTATTTAACAAGAAATTGGGCAAAAGGATTAAATCCTCTGTAATGTTAGCTACCGCAGCTGATTCTATGGGTGATGTAATGGTTACTTCTGCTACGGTTGTTTCTGCAATTATTGCAGGATTAACAGGCTGGCAGATTGATGGTTATATGGGTCTTATAGTATCTATCTTTGTTATAATTGCAGGTATTAAAATTGCTAAGGATACTTTAGAACCCCTTTTGGGACAGGCAGTAGATAGGGAAGTTTATAAAAGTATAACAAATCTAGTTGAAAGTTATCCCGGTATTGTAGGTACCCATGATTTAATTATTCATAGTTATGGCCCTAATCATCGTATGGCTACAATTCATGTTGAGGTACCTTGTGATATTAATTTTGAACAAGCCCATGAGACAATTGATCAGATAGAGAGAGACGTTCTTGAAAAAATGGATATTTTCTTGGTAATCCATATGGATCCCATTGAGGTTAATGATGTGACGGTTCTGGAAAAAAAGAAATTGGTAAAGGATATTATTGGTCGTCTTGATGATAAGGCAACTATTCATGATTTTAGAGTGGTAAATACAGAGTATCAGATAAATCTAATATTTGATCTGGTGGTATCTTTTTCTTATACTCCGGATAAAGAGCAAAAGCTTTTGACTAAGATTATAGAAGAAGTTAGGAAATGTGATGCAAGATTAAACTGTGTAATAACAGTGGAGAATAGCTATGTAGCTGAAGAATAA
- a CDS encoding iron-containing alcohol dehydrogenase, which produces MNNFTFYSPTYFVFGRKTENEAGHYVKRFGGSKVLIHYGGGSAIRSRLLDRVKASLEKENIEFIELGGVKPNPRSGLVYEGIDLCRKENVDFILAVGGGSVIDSAKAIAAGVKYEGDFWDFYEGKPVTEALPVGTILTIAAAGSEGSGDSVITKEEGMLKRGAGGEALRPVFSILNPELTQTLPAYQTACGATDIMAHVFERYFTNTKEVEITDRLCEAVLLTMIKEVPRVIKDPNNYEARANIMWAGMVAHNNLVGVGREQDWSSHGIEHELSALYDVAHGAGLAVVFPAWMTYVMKHDINRFAQIAVRVWGCEMNFANPEETAKEGIERFKQFLTSIGMPITFKELGAKEEDIPLMVEKLGLGENGTMGSFVPLRAKDVEQIYRLAL; this is translated from the coding sequence ATGAATAATTTTACTTTTTATAGCCCTACTTATTTTGTTTTTGGTAGAAAAACTGAAAATGAAGCCGGCCATTATGTTAAAAGATTTGGTGGAAGTAAGGTACTTATCCATTACGGTGGAGGTTCAGCCATTAGATCCAGACTTCTTGATAGAGTAAAAGCCTCCTTAGAAAAAGAAAATATTGAATTTATTGAACTTGGGGGTGTTAAGCCAAATCCAAGAAGTGGCCTAGTATATGAAGGAATTGATTTATGTAGAAAGGAAAATGTAGATTTTATTCTTGCGGTTGGAGGAGGCAGTGTTATTGATTCTGCCAAAGCAATCGCAGCCGGTGTAAAATATGAGGGAGACTTTTGGGATTTCTATGAGGGAAAACCGGTAACAGAAGCCCTTCCGGTGGGAACAATATTAACTATTGCAGCAGCCGGTAGTGAAGGCTCAGGAGATTCTGTTATAACCAAGGAAGAGGGTATGTTAAAAAGAGGAGCAGGAGGAGAGGCCTTAAGACCGGTATTTTCTATCCTTAATCCTGAACTTACCCAGACCTTACCTGCCTATCAGACTGCATGCGGAGCAACAGATATTATGGCCCATGTATTTGAGAGATATTTTACAAATACTAAGGAAGTGGAGATAACAGACCGTCTATGCGAAGCTGTACTTTTAACCATGATAAAAGAAGTGCCCAGAGTAATTAAAGATCCTAATAATTATGAGGCTAGGGCAAATATAATGTGGGCCGGAATGGTTGCCCATAATAATCTGGTGGGAGTAGGAAGGGAGCAAGATTGGTCAAGCCATGGTATTGAACATGAACTGTCTGCCCTCTATGACGTGGCTCATGGAGCAGGACTTGCGGTAGTATTTCCGGCATGGATGACTTATGTAATGAAACATGATATAAACCGTTTTGCCCAGATTGCCGTAAGGGTATGGGGCTGTGAAATGAATTTTGCAAATCCAGAAGAGACCGCCAAAGAGGGAATAGAAAGATTTAAGCAGTTCTTGACTTCTATCGGAATGCCTATTACTTTCAAGGAACTGGGAGCAAAAGAAGAGGATATACCTCTAATGGTTGAAAAACTTGGTCTTGGTGAAAATGGCACAATGGGTAGTTTTGTTCCACTAAGGGCTAAAGATGTGGAACAGATATACCGTTTGGCCTTATAA
- a CDS encoding putative heavy metal-binding protein: MIITTTPSVEGKEIEAYLDIVFGEVISGVNFLKDFKAGLSNFFGGRSSSYEDELIHARQQAIAEMKQRAAALGANAIVGVDIDYEVLGSDNGMLMVTASGTAVCVK; the protein is encoded by the coding sequence ATGATTATTACCACTACACCTTCTGTTGAAGGCAAGGAAATTGAAGCTTACTTAGACATAGTATTTGGTGAAGTAATTTCCGGAGTAAATTTTTTAAAAGACTTTAAAGCCGGTTTATCAAATTTCTTCGGAGGTAGATCCAGTTCATATGAAGATGAGTTGATTCATGCCAGACAACAAGCCATAGCGGAAATGAAACAGCGTGCAGCTGCATTAGGAGCCAATGCAATAGTGGGCGTAGATATAGACTATGAAGTTCTTGGCAGCGACAATGGCATGCTTATGGTTACAGCATCCGGAACAGCTGTGTGTGTTAAATAA
- a CDS encoding CPBP family intramembrane glutamic endopeptidase — protein MDEEKETMLNDMDLSQNEETSYSQNEYQQKNYDDTLYKARSYKKMQPDEQIRKRNKKILLRCGLSLSIMAIAIIIAQVIITAIISKFFPAFTESSWYLISTIAIPMIGVGLPVFYLLMKGLPNSDRGEVVSLSIGKFLKYFMVCSAAMYLSNFLGTFVGFLINDNYLDTADALEVIINSSNLFIRILYMCIIGPIVEEIIFRKILLDKVRRFGDLPAILFTGLAFGLFHMNLSQYFYASVLGMIFAYITINTNTIKYAILLHIMINFIGSGIVPLIIASENMVGMGLISIWVFASIVIGAIIFIRNFKRIKFNKPGAPLVMDKDYFLNFGSILFTVLCVVMIVLTL, from the coding sequence ATGGATGAAGAAAAGGAAACCATGTTAAATGACATGGATTTAAGTCAGAATGAAGAAACTTCCTATAGTCAAAATGAGTATCAGCAAAAAAATTATGATGATACATTATATAAAGCAAGATCATATAAAAAAATGCAGCCGGATGAACAAATTAGAAAACGAAATAAAAAAATATTGCTAAGATGTGGATTAAGTCTATCCATAATGGCAATTGCTATCATTATAGCACAAGTAATTATTACGGCAATAATTTCAAAATTTTTCCCCGCATTTACTGAATCTAGTTGGTATCTAATAAGTACAATAGCAATACCAATGATAGGTGTTGGTTTACCTGTATTCTATCTTTTAATGAAGGGCTTACCTAATTCAGATAGGGGAGAGGTAGTAAGCTTATCGATAGGTAAATTTTTAAAATATTTTATGGTATGTTCTGCAGCTATGTACTTGTCCAATTTTCTAGGAACCTTTGTTGGATTTTTGATAAATGATAACTATTTAGATACGGCAGATGCTCTAGAAGTAATTATTAACAGTAGTAATTTGTTTATTAGAATTCTTTATATGTGTATTATAGGGCCTATTGTAGAGGAAATAATTTTTAGAAAAATCTTATTAGATAAAGTCCGTAGATTTGGTGACTTACCTGCTATTTTATTTACCGGTCTGGCTTTTGGTTTATTCCATATGAATTTATCCCAATATTTTTATGCATCAGTATTGGGTATGATTTTTGCCTATATAACCATAAATACTAATACTATAAAATACGCTATTTTATTACATATTATGATAAACTTTATTGGTTCAGGTATAGTTCCTTTAATTATTGCCAGTGAAAATATGGTGGGCATGGGGCTGATTTCTATTTGGGTATTTGCCTCAATTGTTATAGGTGCAATAATTTTTATTAGAAATTTTAAGCGCATAAAGTTTAATAAGCCCGGGGCTCCTTTAGTAATGGATAAGGATTATTTTTTAAATTTTGGATCCATATTATTTACAGTATTATGTGTTGTAATGATTGTTTTGACTCTATAA
- a CDS encoding D-alanyl-D-alanine carboxypeptidase family protein, which produces MKKKSVLGLLLLSCVITSGMFYGTMFLMRQQAYLNSEQAHLKEDNKKDSDKSIDAIIEDEKAYADARNDNKNKTEEVDSSNKDEPEDKEDPKNSEENDEDDKTDSEETLGDNVAELPDLIGDSSQVDYMKYIPEMVIDSNIKKALDIKNPSLDINAKSAILIDVNTKRVLYYKDPVVPVFPASTAKLLTALVSLELCTQDEKVTVGDELDLVASDSTVANLRKGQVLTIRNLIEGMLLPSGNDAAYVLAAYVGKKSLGNKKAGIDESVPEFIRLMNKKAKGLGAVNSCFKTPDGYDALGQYTTAYDMGMIGIAAARNKTIVEVCKQSSSTNKFLDGTEVTWRNTNALIRKDSGLYYSYCIGLKTGTTTMAGKCLISLAKKDDKQVLSVVMKSDSSGRWNDSIKLLDYGLSK; this is translated from the coding sequence ATGAAGAAGAAAAGTGTGTTGGGGCTTCTCTTATTATCATGTGTTATTACATCTGGAATGTTCTATGGAACAATGTTTTTGATGCGTCAACAGGCATATCTAAATTCTGAACAAGCCCATCTGAAAGAAGATAATAAAAAAGATTCAGATAAATCCATTGATGCTATTATAGAAGATGAAAAAGCTTATGCTGATGCCAGAAATGATAATAAAAATAAAACTGAAGAAGTAGATTCTTCAAATAAAGATGAGCCAGAGGATAAGGAAGATCCTAAGAATTCAGAAGAAAATGATGAAGATGACAAAACAGACTCGGAAGAGACCTTGGGGGATAATGTAGCAGAATTACCTGATTTAATTGGGGATAGCAGTCAGGTAGATTACATGAAGTACATTCCTGAAATGGTTATAGACTCTAATATAAAGAAGGCATTAGATATTAAGAATCCCTCTTTAGATATAAATGCAAAATCAGCTATATTAATTGATGTAAACACAAAAAGAGTATTATATTATAAAGATCCTGTAGTACCGGTATTTCCGGCCAGTACGGCCAAGTTATTAACGGCTCTGGTGTCATTAGAGTTATGTACTCAAGATGAGAAAGTAACTGTGGGAGATGAATTGGATTTAGTTGCTTCGGATTCTACAGTGGCTAATCTTAGAAAGGGACAAGTTCTAACTATTAGGAATCTAATAGAGGGAATGCTTCTTCCATCAGGTAATGATGCTGCTTATGTACTAGCGGCATATGTAGGTAAAAAGTCTTTAGGAAATAAAAAGGCAGGCATAGATGAGTCTGTACCTGAATTTATAAGATTAATGAATAAAAAAGCAAAAGGGTTAGGGGCTGTTAATTCATGCTTTAAGACTCCTGATGGATATGATGCATTGGGACAATATACAACAGCCTATGATATGGGTATGATAGGAATTGCAGCAGCCCGTAATAAGACCATTGTTGAGGTATGTAAACAATCCAGCTCGACCAATAAATTTTTAGATGGAACAGAAGTAACATGGAGAAATACCAATGCTTTAATTAGAAAAGACAGTGGATTGTATTATTCTTATTGTATCGGCTTAAAGACAGGTACAACTACAATGGCAGGAAAATGTCTTATTTCTTTAGCTAAAAAGGACGATAAGCAAGTATTAAGCGTGGTAATGAAATCCGATTCTTCAGGTAGATGGAATGATTCTATTAAATTATTGGATTATGGTCTTAGCAAATGA
- a CDS encoding DUF4097 family beta strand repeat-containing protein, producing MNTFQKVIKYLAMAFAILLTVGIITAIVGFVSAIIFAVDSNYEEGVDYGMDFSNVEQLDIVNRYGKLRLTSGSNFKVEASNVSKDFKAEVINGTLIIKDKKISWLDFGIFKRDSSITVYVPENFLAEKIKIDSGAGQVTLENLNTKQLIIDAGVGNIKGLNLYAESVEINGGVGNLDFTDVNFTDVKFDSGLGKLYMDGIILGNSEFECGIGSISLKIKGKRQDYAFKIESGIGAVRINGEKISSEYKDNYEAIHTMKVNGGIGKVSIDFY from the coding sequence ATGAATACATTTCAAAAAGTAATAAAATATTTAGCTATGGCATTTGCAATCTTATTAACGGTTGGTATTATTACGGCTATTGTGGGATTTGTTTCGGCGATTATATTTGCTGTTGATAGTAATTATGAAGAAGGGGTAGACTATGGCATGGATTTTAGTAATGTAGAACAGCTGGATATAGTTAATAGATATGGAAAGTTAAGATTAACAAGCGGCAGCAATTTTAAGGTTGAAGCTTCTAATGTATCAAAGGATTTTAAAGCAGAAGTAATAAACGGAACCTTAATAATTAAGGATAAAAAGATTTCCTGGCTTGATTTTGGTATCTTTAAAAGAGATTCCAGTATAACTGTATATGTACCTGAGAATTTTCTGGCAGAAAAAATAAAAATTGATAGCGGGGCCGGGCAGGTTACCCTTGAAAATTTAAATACAAAACAACTTATAATCGATGCCGGAGTAGGCAATATAAAGGGACTAAATTTATATGCAGAATCAGTTGAAATTAATGGCGGTGTTGGCAATTTAGATTTTACAGATGTGAATTTTACAGATGTTAAGTTTGATAGCGGATTAGGAAAATTATATATGGATGGAATTATCCTTGGAAATTCGGAGTTTGAATGTGGCATCGGCAGTATCAGTTTGAAGATAAAGGGTAAGAGGCAAGATTATGCTTTTAAGATTGAATCAGGTATTGGTGCTGTAAGAATTAATGGGGAAAAAATAAGTTCCGAATATAAAGATAATTATGAAGCAATACACACTATGAAGGTGAATGGGGGTATTGGAAAAGTTAGTATTGATTTTTACTAA
- a CDS encoding LiaF transmembrane domain-containing protein — MRNKLSNLIWGIIFIVVGVGIAGDAMQLWDFTLFFPGWWTLFIIIPCLLSLIQNGFNIGAITGLIIGAMLFASRYVSFNINYWRLIVPIILISIGLKIIFQEVFKKTIRFDNTVHVEGQENFHNINRKEYNAIFASNNIKIDDQFMGTSLNAIFGGIALDLRDAIITCDVEISATAIFGGIDIYLPKGVQVKINNIPVFGGVSNKAVYNGEPSDYTIYINSTTMFGGIDIR, encoded by the coding sequence ATGAGAAATAAATTATCTAATTTAATATGGGGAATTATATTTATAGTAGTTGGGGTAGGAATCGCCGGAGATGCTATGCAACTATGGGATTTTACCTTGTTTTTTCCTGGTTGGTGGACTTTGTTTATAATTATTCCTTGCTTACTAAGCCTTATTCAAAACGGTTTCAATATAGGTGCCATTACGGGCTTAATTATAGGGGCTATGCTTTTTGCTTCCCGATATGTGAGCTTTAATATTAATTATTGGAGATTAATTGTACCTATTATACTTATAAGTATAGGATTAAAAATTATTTTCCAGGAAGTATTTAAAAAAACAATTAGATTTGATAATACCGTACATGTTGAAGGACAGGAAAATTTTCATAATATAAATAGAAAAGAATATAATGCAATCTTTGCAAGCAATAATATAAAAATTGATGATCAATTTATGGGAACAAGTTTAAATGCAATATTTGGTGGGATTGCACTAGACTTAAGGGATGCCATAATTACTTGTGATGTTGAAATTTCCGCAACGGCTATCTTTGGAGGAATTGATATTTATCTTCCCAAAGGAGTACAGGTAAAGATAAACAATATTCCTGTTTTTGGAGGGGTAAGCAATAAAGCCGTTTATAATGGAGAACCAAGTGATTATACTATTTACATTAATTCCACCACTATGTTTGGGGGGATAGATATTAGATGA
- the rplT gene encoding 50S ribosomal protein L20, whose translation MARVKGGLNARKKHNRVLKLAKGYRGARSKQYRVAKQSVMRALASSFAGRKQRKRDMRSLWIVRINAAARMNGLSYSRLMHGLKLANVEINRKMLSEMAINDAEGFKELTEVAKSKLA comes from the coding sequence AGAGTTAAAGGCGGATTAAACGCTAGAAAGAAACATAATCGTGTATTGAAGCTGGCAAAAGGCTATAGAGGAGCCAGATCAAAACAATATAGAGTAGCAAAACAATCAGTAATGAGAGCCTTGGCTTCATCTTTTGCAGGCAGAAAGCAAAGAAAAAGAGATATGAGATCTCTATGGATTGTAAGAATCAATGCTGCAGCCAGAATGAATGGCTTATCTTATAGCAGATTAATGCACGGCTTAAAACTGGCTAATGTTGAAATAAATAGAAAGATGCTTTCAGAAATGGCTATCAATGATGCAGAAGGCTTTAAGGAGCTTACTGAAGTGGCCAAGTCTAAATTAGCATAA